One window of Cucurbita pepo subsp. pepo cultivar mu-cu-16 chromosome LG19, ASM280686v2, whole genome shotgun sequence genomic DNA carries:
- the LOC111782270 gene encoding calmodulin, whose protein sequence is MADQLTDDQISEFKEAFSLFDKDGDGCITTKELGTVMRSLGQNPTEAELQDMINEVDADGNGTIDFPEFLNLMARKMKDTDSEEELKEAFRVFDKDQNGFISAAELRHVMTNLGEKLTEEEVDEMIREADVDGDGQINYDEFVKVMMAK, encoded by the exons ATGGCGGATCAACTCACCGACGATCAGATCTCTGAGTTCAAGGAGGCCTTCAGCTTGTTCGATAAGGATGGCGACG GTTGTATCACAACCAAGGAGCTTGGTACTGTTATGAGGTCACTAGGTCAGAATCCAACCGAAGCGGAGCTTCAGGACATGATTAATGAGGTCGATGCTGATGGCAATGGAACAATCGACTTTCCCGAGTTCCTAAACCTCATGGCTAGGAAGATGAAGGATACGGATTCCGAGGAGGAGTTGAAAGAGGCATTCCGAGTCTTCGATAAGGACCAGAATGGCTTCATCTCCGCTGCTGAGCTCCGCCATGTGATGACCAATCTCGGCGAGAAACTGACCGAGGAGGAGGTCGATGAAATGATCAGAGAAGCCGATGTGGATGGCGACGGCCAGATTAACTACGACGAATTCGTCAAGGTCATGATGGCCAAGTGA
- the LOC111781218 gene encoding uncharacterized protein LOC111781218 isoform X4, with the protein MKRQNSQLSSTSRRDPPPESLRAKSIGCMSGIIHLLSKYQNRHKKSLTFGKSKQEKDIIVFSSSSTSDQCLASAAGISPPTPKPQGHRRSRSNKEGKRTEVVDFSRRRISCDLPTRSPTLSAEIRRSSTVNSPSKIQKSPALVARLMGLEAVPATPVEEPSNEKRRKLLGALEKCDNDLKALKDIIMAFRSPESDQAATAVAGNCLNRDKVKTISERKCRDCNCSDIEKQQQQHPSAASVFNESSRSHLNRINRTGRGRENVGNAGRQETQKQAKKKNPPAIEDEDTISISSLNPISKLQERIIKLQQISSTTHLTTMKKEKKEKEDPALTWRSKAMAESLDEISNQISWGFKHEMAKIAV; encoded by the exons ATGAAGAGGCAGAACAGTCAGTTATCGTCCACTTCCCGCCGGGATCCTCCGCCTGAAAGTCTTCGAGCTAAGAGTATCGGTTGCATGTCCGGCATTATTCATCTTCTCTCCAAGTACCAGAACCGCCACAAGAAGTCCCTCACATTTG GAAAGAGTAAGCAGGAGAAGGATATTATTgtgttttcctcttcttctacttCGGATCAATGTCTAGCCTCGGCTGCCGGTATATCTCCGCCTACTCCAAAGCCGCAGGGACATCGAAGGTCACGAAGTAATAAAGAAGGAAAGCGAACGGAGGTTGTTGATTTCAGCCGGAGAAGAATCTCCTGCGATCTGCCGACGAGGAGTCCGACTCTTTCCGCGGAGATACGTCGTTCGAGCACCGTAAACTCTCCGTCGAAGATCCAAAAATCTCCGGCGCTGGTAGCGCGGTTGATGGGACTGGAAGCGGTGCCAGCGACGCCAGTTGAAGAACCGTCTAACGAGAAGAGGAGGAAGCTGTTGGGAGCGCTAGAGAAATGTGATAACGACTTGAAGGCTCTCAAGGATATTATCATGGCGTTTCGGTCACCGGAAAGTGATCAAGCGGCAACGGCGGTTGCAGGAAATTGTCTGAATCGAGACAAAGTAAAAACAATTTCTGAACGGAAGTGTAGGGACTGTAACTGTAGCGATATAgagaagcagcagcagcagcatccGAGTGCAGCGTCCGTGTTTAACGAGTCCAGTCGCTCGCATCTGAACAGAATCAACCGTACAGGCAGAGGGCGTGAAAATG ttggaaatGCAGGACGACAAGAAACACAGAAACaggcaaagaagaagaacccacCAGCAATTGAAGATGAGGACACAATCTCCATCTCCTCCTTGAACCCAATTTCCAAATTACAGGAACGGATCATAAAGTTGCAGCAGATCAGCAGCACCACACACTTAACAACgatgaagaaggagaagaaggaaaaggaagatccGGCATTAACGTGGAGAAGCAAGGCCATGGCAGAGAGCTTGGACGAGATCTCCAACCAAATCTCATGGGGCTTCAAACACGAGATGGCCAAAATAG ctGTATGA
- the LOC111781218 gene encoding uncharacterized protein LOC111781218 isoform X3, with protein sequence MKRQNSQLSSTSRRDPPPESLRAKSIGCMSGIIHLLSKYQNRHKKSLTFGKSKQEKDIIVFSSSSTSDQCLASAAGISPPTPKPQGHRRSRSNKEGKRTEVVDFSRRRISCDLPTRSPTLSAEIRRSSTVNSPSKIQKSPALVARLMGLEAVPATPVEEPSNEKRRKLLGALEKCDNDLKALKDIIMAFRSPESDQAATAVAGNCLNRDKVKTISERKCRDCNCSDIEKQQQQHPSAASVFNESSRSHLNRINRTGRGRENVGNAGRQETQKQAKKKNPPAIEDEDTISISSLNPISKLQERIIKLQQISSTTHLTTMKKEKKEKEDPALTWRSKAMAESLDEISNQISWGFKHEMAKIGITCILLGFLCSMDGLLTLQARFDKISDVFFDFLGMY encoded by the exons ATGAAGAGGCAGAACAGTCAGTTATCGTCCACTTCCCGCCGGGATCCTCCGCCTGAAAGTCTTCGAGCTAAGAGTATCGGTTGCATGTCCGGCATTATTCATCTTCTCTCCAAGTACCAGAACCGCCACAAGAAGTCCCTCACATTTG GAAAGAGTAAGCAGGAGAAGGATATTATTgtgttttcctcttcttctacttCGGATCAATGTCTAGCCTCGGCTGCCGGTATATCTCCGCCTACTCCAAAGCCGCAGGGACATCGAAGGTCACGAAGTAATAAAGAAGGAAAGCGAACGGAGGTTGTTGATTTCAGCCGGAGAAGAATCTCCTGCGATCTGCCGACGAGGAGTCCGACTCTTTCCGCGGAGATACGTCGTTCGAGCACCGTAAACTCTCCGTCGAAGATCCAAAAATCTCCGGCGCTGGTAGCGCGGTTGATGGGACTGGAAGCGGTGCCAGCGACGCCAGTTGAAGAACCGTCTAACGAGAAGAGGAGGAAGCTGTTGGGAGCGCTAGAGAAATGTGATAACGACTTGAAGGCTCTCAAGGATATTATCATGGCGTTTCGGTCACCGGAAAGTGATCAAGCGGCAACGGCGGTTGCAGGAAATTGTCTGAATCGAGACAAAGTAAAAACAATTTCTGAACGGAAGTGTAGGGACTGTAACTGTAGCGATATAgagaagcagcagcagcagcatccGAGTGCAGCGTCCGTGTTTAACGAGTCCAGTCGCTCGCATCTGAACAGAATCAACCGTACAGGCAGAGGGCGTGAAAATG ttggaaatGCAGGACGACAAGAAACACAGAAACaggcaaagaagaagaacccacCAGCAATTGAAGATGAGGACACAATCTCCATCTCCTCCTTGAACCCAATTTCCAAATTACAGGAACGGATCATAAAGTTGCAGCAGATCAGCAGCACCACACACTTAACAACgatgaagaaggagaagaaggaaaaggaagatccGGCATTAACGTGGAGAAGCAAGGCCATGGCAGAGAGCTTGGACGAGATCTCCAACCAAATCTCATGGGGCTTCAAACACGAGATGGCCAAAATAG GTATAACGTGCATTTTGCTAGGTTTTTTATGTTCTATGGATGGACTTCTAACTCTCCAAGCTCGGTTCGACAAAATTTCCGATGTATTTTTCGATTTTCTAGGTATGTACTAA
- the LOC111781218 gene encoding uncharacterized protein LOC111781218 isoform X2 produces MKRQNSQLSSTSRRDPPPESLRAKSIGCMSGIIHLLSKYQNRHKKSLTFGKSKQEKDIIVFSSSSTSDQCLASAAGISPPTPKPQGHRRSRSNKEGKRTEVVDFSRRRISCDLPTRSPTLSAEIRRSSTVNSPSKIQKSPALVARLMGLEAVPATPVEEPSNEKRRKLLGALEKCDNDLKALKDIIMAFRSPESDQAATAVAGNCLNRDKVKTISERKCRDCNCSDIEKQQQQHPSAASVFNESSRSHLNRINRTGRGRENGRQETQKQAKKKNPPAIEDEDTISISSLNPISKLQERIIKLQQISSTTHLTTMKKEKKEKEDPALTWRSKAMAESLDEISNQISWGFKHEMAKIGMALQHHIYRELIDEMLTDMITKSSACFLPFHSSSLPPFEACRRRLRF; encoded by the exons ATGAAGAGGCAGAACAGTCAGTTATCGTCCACTTCCCGCCGGGATCCTCCGCCTGAAAGTCTTCGAGCTAAGAGTATCGGTTGCATGTCCGGCATTATTCATCTTCTCTCCAAGTACCAGAACCGCCACAAGAAGTCCCTCACATTTG GAAAGAGTAAGCAGGAGAAGGATATTATTgtgttttcctcttcttctacttCGGATCAATGTCTAGCCTCGGCTGCCGGTATATCTCCGCCTACTCCAAAGCCGCAGGGACATCGAAGGTCACGAAGTAATAAAGAAGGAAAGCGAACGGAGGTTGTTGATTTCAGCCGGAGAAGAATCTCCTGCGATCTGCCGACGAGGAGTCCGACTCTTTCCGCGGAGATACGTCGTTCGAGCACCGTAAACTCTCCGTCGAAGATCCAAAAATCTCCGGCGCTGGTAGCGCGGTTGATGGGACTGGAAGCGGTGCCAGCGACGCCAGTTGAAGAACCGTCTAACGAGAAGAGGAGGAAGCTGTTGGGAGCGCTAGAGAAATGTGATAACGACTTGAAGGCTCTCAAGGATATTATCATGGCGTTTCGGTCACCGGAAAGTGATCAAGCGGCAACGGCGGTTGCAGGAAATTGTCTGAATCGAGACAAAGTAAAAACAATTTCTGAACGGAAGTGTAGGGACTGTAACTGTAGCGATATAgagaagcagcagcagcagcatccGAGTGCAGCGTCCGTGTTTAACGAGTCCAGTCGCTCGCATCTGAACAGAATCAACCGTACAGGCAGAGGGCGTGAAAATG GACGACAAGAAACACAGAAACaggcaaagaagaagaacccacCAGCAATTGAAGATGAGGACACAATCTCCATCTCCTCCTTGAACCCAATTTCCAAATTACAGGAACGGATCATAAAGTTGCAGCAGATCAGCAGCACCACACACTTAACAACgatgaagaaggagaagaaggaaaaggaagatccGGCATTAACGTGGAGAAGCAAGGCCATGGCAGAGAGCTTGGACGAGATCTCCAACCAAATCTCATGGGGCTTCAAACACGAGATGGCCAAAATAGGTATGGCTTTACAACACCACATTTACAGAGAGCTAATTGATGAAATGCTCACTGATATGATCACCAAATCTTCTGCTTGCTTTCTTCCcttccattcttcttctctccctCCCTTTGAAGCATGTAGGAGAAGACTTCGTTTCtga
- the LOC111781218 gene encoding uncharacterized protein LOC111781218 isoform X1 yields the protein MKRQNSQLSSTSRRDPPPESLRAKSIGCMSGIIHLLSKYQNRHKKSLTFGKSKQEKDIIVFSSSSTSDQCLASAAGISPPTPKPQGHRRSRSNKEGKRTEVVDFSRRRISCDLPTRSPTLSAEIRRSSTVNSPSKIQKSPALVARLMGLEAVPATPVEEPSNEKRRKLLGALEKCDNDLKALKDIIMAFRSPESDQAATAVAGNCLNRDKVKTISERKCRDCNCSDIEKQQQQHPSAASVFNESSRSHLNRINRTGRGRENVGNAGRQETQKQAKKKNPPAIEDEDTISISSLNPISKLQERIIKLQQISSTTHLTTMKKEKKEKEDPALTWRSKAMAESLDEISNQISWGFKHEMAKIGMALQHHIYRELIDEMLTDMITKSSACFLPFHSSSLPPFEACRRRLRF from the exons ATGAAGAGGCAGAACAGTCAGTTATCGTCCACTTCCCGCCGGGATCCTCCGCCTGAAAGTCTTCGAGCTAAGAGTATCGGTTGCATGTCCGGCATTATTCATCTTCTCTCCAAGTACCAGAACCGCCACAAGAAGTCCCTCACATTTG GAAAGAGTAAGCAGGAGAAGGATATTATTgtgttttcctcttcttctacttCGGATCAATGTCTAGCCTCGGCTGCCGGTATATCTCCGCCTACTCCAAAGCCGCAGGGACATCGAAGGTCACGAAGTAATAAAGAAGGAAAGCGAACGGAGGTTGTTGATTTCAGCCGGAGAAGAATCTCCTGCGATCTGCCGACGAGGAGTCCGACTCTTTCCGCGGAGATACGTCGTTCGAGCACCGTAAACTCTCCGTCGAAGATCCAAAAATCTCCGGCGCTGGTAGCGCGGTTGATGGGACTGGAAGCGGTGCCAGCGACGCCAGTTGAAGAACCGTCTAACGAGAAGAGGAGGAAGCTGTTGGGAGCGCTAGAGAAATGTGATAACGACTTGAAGGCTCTCAAGGATATTATCATGGCGTTTCGGTCACCGGAAAGTGATCAAGCGGCAACGGCGGTTGCAGGAAATTGTCTGAATCGAGACAAAGTAAAAACAATTTCTGAACGGAAGTGTAGGGACTGTAACTGTAGCGATATAgagaagcagcagcagcagcatccGAGTGCAGCGTCCGTGTTTAACGAGTCCAGTCGCTCGCATCTGAACAGAATCAACCGTACAGGCAGAGGGCGTGAAAATG ttggaaatGCAGGACGACAAGAAACACAGAAACaggcaaagaagaagaacccacCAGCAATTGAAGATGAGGACACAATCTCCATCTCCTCCTTGAACCCAATTTCCAAATTACAGGAACGGATCATAAAGTTGCAGCAGATCAGCAGCACCACACACTTAACAACgatgaagaaggagaagaaggaaaaggaagatccGGCATTAACGTGGAGAAGCAAGGCCATGGCAGAGAGCTTGGACGAGATCTCCAACCAAATCTCATGGGGCTTCAAACACGAGATGGCCAAAATAGGTATGGCTTTACAACACCACATTTACAGAGAGCTAATTGATGAAATGCTCACTGATATGATCACCAAATCTTCTGCTTGCTTTCTTCCcttccattcttcttctctccctCCCTTTGAAGCATGTAGGAGAAGACTTCGTTTCtga
- the LOC111781724 gene encoding uncharacterized protein LOC111781724, producing MANPRRASISLSSSSNPQSLESPFHSQSQGPSLSLSFESLSFLKNFLKKPHAFPFLLSVFLLLTWISLRIQHSSSRFSFPDFSRFQHTPDTWSKDDDFKANLVRFKPRFPSRIAKDNRGWLLDPISLALDSGVLGGAVTCASVHIGEIKPGAMRGNHRHHTCNETFVLWGGRTIFRLENSEVGDKGYAEVIIGADEVAVAASPRGTAHALINMDPARSTWFLGCQDGIINYNTSTSDFKVWKDL from the exons ATGGCGAACCCTAGGAGGGCTTCCATTTCATTATCTTCTTCAAGCAATCCCCAAAGCTTGGAGAGTCCATTTCACAGTCAATCCCAAGGCCCAAGCCTTTCGCTATCCTTTGAATCATTATCGTTTCTGAAGAACTTTCTGAAGAAGCCTCACGCCTTCCCTTTCCTGCTCTCTGTTTTCCTCTTACTCACATGGATTTCTCTCAGAATCCAGCACTCTTCTTCTCGCTTCTCATTCCCCGATTTCTCTCGCTTTCAACACACTCCTGATACATGGAGCAAGGACGATGATTTCAAGGCCAACCTCGTTCGTTTCAAGCCTAGATTTCCTTCTCGGATTGCTAAAGACAACAGGGGATGGCTACTCGATCCTATTTCTCTTGCGCTTGATTCTGGCGTTCTTG GCGGAGCAGTGACCTGTGCTTCTGTTCATATTGGAGAAATTAAACCTGGAGCTATGAGGGGAAACCACAGGCACCATACTTGTAATGAAACATTTGTCCTGTGGGGTGGTAGAACAATATTCAGA TTGGAGAACAGCGAGGTAGGTGATAAGGGATACGCTGAAGTGATAATTGGTGCGGATGAGGTTGCTGTTGCAGCAAGTCCAAGAGGAACAGCCCATGCATTGATAAACATGGATCCTGCACGGTCTACATGGTTTCTGGGGTGTCAAGATGGTATTATAAACTATAACACTTCAACTTCTGATTTTAAGGTTTGGAAAGATCTTTAG